In Acinetobacter wanghuae, the sequence GATGGCGACGTGCCAAAATCAACGTCAATGCTTCATCAATCTCACGCTCTAATTGATTAACTGCATTGTCTTTGAACTGGACATCGACTGACATGGTCGCATCCATTTCCAACAAAGCGTGAATTGCATTCGCGACTTGCTGCTCGACCAAACCGCCCATACTCATAAATTTGGTGTTCACATCCTGTAATTCTTCGTTAAATTGCGAAGAAATATGATGCGTCAAAACAGGGTTATTTGGACACACGATTATCTACTCCAGATCAATGCTTTATTATTCAAAATTTTGATGATTAAAACATGTCGATCATGAATATTTGATGACAGCGTATTTAACTCAATATGATGTGTTTCCATAATCAATTAACCAAGCATTCATGTCTGCAAGTTCTTTTTCAGTGAGCTGCCCTACTGCCGCTTGTAACTGCAAGACATGGATCACATAATCAAATTTCGCATTCAAATAATCGGTTTTTGAAGAAAAAGCATTACGCTGCGCCAATAACACATCGACCATGGTTTTTAAGCCTTCTTGATATTGCGCTTTGGATGCTTTCGATACAATTTCTGAAGAATCCATCGCCGCTTTACGCGCATTTAACTTGGCTTGGTCAGTTTCGACTTGCATAAATGACTGTTTTACATCGGTATTGGCTTGACGAATTGCGGCATCTAATTGGGCATCACTTTTACGTACATTGACGCCCGCTTGGCGAATCGTTTTCTGCGTACGGAACCCATTAAATACATTCCAATTCATCTCGATACCTACTTGGTCGAAATCGCCATTGGTCGACATGATGGTTTCAGGACTTTGTTTTAAATACCCATAAGTCCCTACCGCTTCAATCTGCGGATAAAACGCAGCTTGTTCGACCCGTTTTGCATCTTCTGCATAATGTTTTTGCTTACGCGCCTGCAAAATACCAAGATTTTGACTTTGTGCTAAATCGCTCCACGACTGCATATCGCTTGGAATTGGTTTTTGAAATTGAAAATCTTCTCTTAATACCGCTAAATTGTCTTGATACGGACCGATCAACTGTGCCAATTGTTCTTGTGCCAACACCAATTGCACCTGAGTCGAAATACGATTGGCTTGTGCATTTTGATATTGTGCATTGGCTTCACTGACATCACTTCGTGCCACTAAACCTTCTTTAAGTTTGGCATTCATCATACGCAGTTGTTCAGATAGCGCTTGTTCTTCTTGTAAATATGCTGTGGTAAGTGCCTGCTGACGCAAGACATTAAAATAAGCTTCTGATACCTGTAAAATATGTTGTTGTTTTTGCAGACGTAAATTAATTTCACTCAGTTCAATCGAGGTTTTTACTTGCTTATAACCTTGCCAAGCATCCCAACGAAACAATGGCTGACGTGCGGTTAAGGTCAGCTGTTTGCTAGTGGTACTTGAACTGAACAAGTTACTGTACTGTGGGTCAGCCGGTGCATCAGTCGATTGATTTTTTTTGGTGACATTGCCCGAAACTGTCACGGTAGGTAATAAATTCCCCCCCGCAATCCCTAAATTCAGTTGATCTGACTCAAACTGTAATACATTGGCAAGCCATGTCGGATCATTTTGCTTGGCACGTTCATAGGCAGTAGATAAGTCCAAAGCATAACTCCATGGACTGATCGCGAGTACCAAAGCACTTAAAATGAGTTGTATCTTCATAAAATGATGTTTATCCCTAACCGCTTGATATCGTTTCTTAAAAAGCCTATCAAAATTAAGCCAAATTATTGATTCTTAAACTTTTACAGATACTAATCTGATCATTTGATTCATTACGTATGATTTTTATTAATTTTTCAGCCTTGTTTGGGCTTTTTTGTCCTGAATTCATTCATTTTTCAAAGTCACTCACAACAGCATAACAAACCCTTTAACAATACTAAACATAGTCTTTTTATTTCGAAGCTACAATAAGCCCTTCAAGCATCTGCGTACTTTTTAGATGACTTTGGTTCCCGCTTAATAAGCACCGAGGTATCGTGTCATTGCATTCTCTCTCCATGTTTAAAATTGGCTTTGTGTTTCTACTGGGAACATTGATCTCAGGCTGTCAGCCGGCTGAATCACCCAAAATTGTGAACGAACATGTCGAATCACGTGCAGTGAAAAAACCTGCCGTGGATCTGACCGAGATGTGTCAAAATATTGAAAA encodes:
- the abuO gene encoding multidrug efflux outer membrane protein AbuO, with the protein product MKIQLILSALVLAISPWSYALDLSTAYERAKQNDPTWLANVLQFESDQLNLGIAGGNLLPTVTVSGNVTKKNQSTDAPADPQYSNLFSSSTTSKQLTLTARQPLFRWDAWQGYKQVKTSIELSEINLRLQKQQHILQVSEAYFNVLRQQALTTAYLQEEQALSEQLRMMNAKLKEGLVARSDVSEANAQYQNAQANRISTQVQLVLAQEQLAQLIGPYQDNLAVLREDFQFQKPIPSDMQSWSDLAQSQNLGILQARKQKHYAEDAKRVEQAAFYPQIEAVGTYGYLKQSPETIMSTNGDFDQVGIEMNWNVFNGFRTQKTIRQAGVNVRKSDAQLDAAIRQANTDVKQSFMQVETDQAKLNARKAAMDSSEIVSKASKAQYQEGLKTMVDVLLAQRNAFSSKTDYLNAKFDYVIHVLQLQAAVGQLTEKELADMNAWLIDYGNTSY